A single Ferrimicrobium sp. DNA region contains:
- the acs gene encoding acetate--CoA ligase, giving the protein MADDGATIEALFSEGRKFEPPAHLRETAAINSPAIYREGEDYETYWANQAERVLWRRRWDRVLDWSNPPFARWFDGATLNITESCLDRHAAATPDKVAYYFEGEEGDTRTLTYADLLAEVSRLANGLSSLGVTKGDRVAIYMGMIPEFPIALLACARLGAIHSVVFGGFSPEALADRINDAQAKVLITCDQSRRKGQLVELKAFADRALENAPSVEHVVVVERTGNDVAMQEGRDITYRALTESQPSVREATETSSEDPLYILYTSGTTGRPKGILHTTGGYLVGVATTHAQVFDLRPDDVYWCTADIGWVTGHSYIVYGPLANGATSVLYEGVPDYPDKDRYWAIIEKYRVTQLYTAPTSIRTFMKWGTEFPDRHNMESLRIIGTVGEPINPEAWMWYRRVIGGDRCPVVDTWWQTETGNMMISPLPAITAAKPGSATIPLPGIGADIVNEEGDSVPLGGGGYLVLTHPWPAMARTIFGDPERFVDTYWSRFSNPSAGVWRYFAGDGAKRDEDGYYWLLGRVDDVMNVSGHRISTLEVESALVDHPSVAEAAVIGRNDPITGQAIAAFVTLRSGIVGSEALILELRDHVADKIGKIARPASIVFTDELPKTRSGKIMRRLLRDISEQRKLGDVTTLANADVVQEIADRAQSMKASTEE; this is encoded by the coding sequence ATGGCCGACGATGGCGCAACAATTGAGGCACTGTTTTCTGAGGGGCGAAAATTCGAGCCGCCAGCACATCTGCGAGAGACGGCAGCGATCAACTCGCCTGCAATCTATCGCGAAGGCGAGGACTACGAGACCTACTGGGCCAACCAAGCCGAACGAGTGTTGTGGAGGCGACGGTGGGACCGAGTGCTTGATTGGTCGAATCCTCCCTTCGCACGGTGGTTTGACGGAGCCACCCTCAACATCACCGAGAGCTGTCTCGACCGGCATGCGGCCGCGACCCCCGATAAGGTGGCCTACTACTTTGAGGGAGAGGAGGGTGACACCAGGACCCTCACCTATGCCGACCTCTTAGCTGAGGTATCTCGGCTTGCCAACGGGTTGAGTTCGCTTGGGGTCACCAAGGGTGATCGTGTGGCGATCTACATGGGCATGATCCCGGAATTTCCGATCGCATTACTCGCTTGTGCGCGACTCGGCGCGATTCATTCAGTCGTCTTTGGCGGCTTCTCTCCGGAGGCACTCGCCGATCGCATCAACGATGCTCAAGCCAAGGTGCTCATCACCTGTGATCAGTCTCGGCGCAAAGGCCAACTCGTTGAACTCAAGGCTTTTGCCGATCGGGCACTTGAGAACGCTCCATCAGTCGAGCATGTCGTCGTCGTCGAGCGTACCGGCAACGATGTCGCCATGCAAGAGGGCCGAGATATCACCTATCGGGCACTGACCGAGAGCCAGCCCTCGGTCCGCGAAGCGACCGAAACCTCAAGCGAGGACCCGCTCTACATCCTCTATACCTCCGGTACCACGGGACGCCCGAAGGGCATCCTCCACACCACTGGAGGGTATCTCGTCGGTGTAGCAACTACGCATGCGCAGGTCTTTGACCTTCGACCCGACGACGTCTACTGGTGCACTGCTGACATCGGATGGGTCACCGGCCATAGCTATATCGTCTATGGACCCTTGGCCAACGGAGCAACGAGCGTCCTCTATGAAGGGGTACCCGACTATCCGGACAAGGACCGCTACTGGGCGATCATCGAAAAGTACCGGGTAACCCAGCTCTACACCGCCCCTACCTCAATCCGTACCTTCATGAAGTGGGGAACGGAGTTCCCCGACCGCCACAATATGGAGTCATTACGCATCATCGGCACCGTCGGAGAACCCATCAACCCAGAGGCATGGATGTGGTACCGGCGGGTCATTGGCGGAGATCGATGCCCGGTCGTGGATACTTGGTGGCAGACAGAGACAGGCAATATGATGATCTCTCCCCTACCGGCTATCACCGCCGCAAAGCCTGGATCAGCTACGATCCCCCTGCCTGGAATAGGTGCTGACATCGTCAATGAAGAGGGGGACTCGGTCCCACTGGGTGGCGGAGGCTACCTCGTATTGACCCACCCGTGGCCCGCCATGGCTCGCACGATCTTCGGAGACCCTGAGCGATTTGTCGATACGTATTGGTCACGGTTTTCAAACCCGAGCGCGGGGGTTTGGCGCTACTTTGCTGGCGACGGAGCCAAGCGTGACGAGGATGGCTACTACTGGCTCCTCGGGCGCGTCGATGATGTCATGAACGTCTCCGGCCACCGGATCTCGACACTCGAGGTGGAATCCGCACTCGTCGATCATCCATCGGTTGCTGAAGCAGCAGTCATTGGACGCAACGATCCTATCACCGGGCAGGCGATTGCGGCCTTTGTCACCCTTCGATCGGGAATCGTTGGGAGCGAAGCCCTCATACTTGAGCTCCGCGATCATGTTGCAGACAAGATCGGGAAAATAGCGCGGCCAGCTTCCATCGTCTTTACCGATGAGCTGCCAAAGACCCGCTCAGGAAAAATCATGCGGCGACTGCTCCGCGACATCTCCGAGCAACGAAAACTCGGCGACGTCACCACACTCGCCAACGCCGATGTCGTGCAAGAGATCGCTGATCGAGCACAGTCGATGAAGGCCTCGACTGAGGAGTAG
- a CDS encoding tyrosine-protein phosphatase codes for MPTQLVPVDAHLSSDQRQLLIARSLGLALGLTTRGPLASLELSQPSLAPVIEREANDVRYVIANRRILLDGATNFRDAGGRQGSGGALVDWRTHYRSENLARLSTHDWESIERLGIDLIIDLRHADESDLAPSKAPGHITIVQIPIVGNLAGHIDATRALLEGLVDRIDDVAMKAMYLDLVAQHEKDLMTAFELYRDHNQPVLVHCTAGKDRTGIVVALWQLSQGVSMRDIMEDYRLSSLYRTLPRFLTLRPDLLAADVDPRNIHSYLSTQNASLAAALAALDLNEFGYRQRHGDW; via the coding sequence ATGCCAACTCAACTCGTACCCGTCGATGCACACCTCTCCTCCGATCAACGCCAACTCCTGATCGCTCGATCGCTTGGCTTAGCTCTGGGTCTGACGACACGTGGACCGCTCGCTAGCCTAGAACTCAGTCAACCTTCGCTTGCCCCCGTGATTGAGCGCGAGGCGAATGACGTACGGTATGTCATCGCAAATCGACGAATACTCCTCGACGGGGCGACCAACTTCCGCGACGCTGGTGGTCGACAAGGCTCCGGCGGTGCCTTGGTCGACTGGCGCACCCACTACCGCTCTGAGAACCTGGCCAGGCTCTCCACACATGATTGGGAGAGCATCGAACGTCTTGGCATTGACCTGATCATCGATCTTCGCCACGCAGACGAGTCTGACCTTGCACCGTCGAAGGCACCCGGTCACATCACCATCGTGCAGATCCCAATCGTTGGCAACCTCGCGGGTCATATAGATGCCACGCGTGCACTCCTGGAGGGTCTAGTCGATCGAATCGACGATGTGGCGATGAAGGCGATGTATCTCGACCTCGTTGCTCAACACGAAAAAGATCTCATGACCGCCTTCGAGCTCTATCGCGACCACAACCAACCCGTCCTTGTGCACTGCACAGCCGGGAAGGATCGCACCGGTATCGTCGTGGCACTTTGGCAGCTCTCACAGGGCGTCAGCATGCGAGACATAATGGAGGACTATCGCCTCTCGTCCCTCTATCGGACGTTACCACGTTTCTTGACTCTTCGGCCAGATCTCCTCGCCGCCGATGTCGACCCACGCAACATCCACAGCTACCTTTCAACCCAGAACGCTTCGCTGGCGGCGGCCCTCGCGGCACTCGACTTGAACGAGTTTGGGTACCGCCAACGACACGGCGATTGGTGA
- a CDS encoding pilus assembly protein TadG-related protein: MHPSHRETNRRAADSGSALILVPLIALVVVILMTLAINATALYLAQHQLTEVAEACAIQGTRALDPVSYYSEGVLALAPSAAQGDVMACVAHESTRLTHVAVSFPTPLSITITLTQQQQTPLLNLVGIDHDSLSASATAIALASPLQRGAFTSGRTSYH, from the coding sequence GTGCACCCTTCACACAGGGAAACTAACCGTCGAGCCGCCGACAGCGGCTCAGCGCTGATTTTGGTGCCGCTCATCGCATTGGTGGTCGTCATTCTCATGACCCTCGCCATCAACGCCACCGCGCTCTATCTGGCGCAGCACCAGCTCACCGAGGTGGCTGAGGCCTGTGCCATCCAAGGCACCCGCGCCCTCGATCCGGTCTCCTACTACTCAGAAGGGGTCCTCGCTCTTGCCCCATCGGCCGCTCAAGGAGACGTCATGGCCTGCGTAGCGCACGAGAGTACGCGGCTCACCCATGTCGCTGTCTCCTTCCCCACACCACTGAGCATTACCATCACGCTTACCCAGCAACAACAGACACCCCTTCTCAATCTCGTCGGTATCGATCATGACTCGCTCAGCGCATCGGCAACAGCAATCGCCCTAGCAAGTCCTCTTCAGCGCGGGGCGTTCACCAGCGGCAGAACCAGCTATCACTGA
- a CDS encoding acetate uptake transporter, producing the protein MSAKETYADPGHWAVTAFSATSLMLGIINAHLINGTAVGIIIPTAFIFGGIVQIIAAIIEIARGSTFGAVAFGSYGPFWIIVGLYLQFYAKTVAPASVGTAFALFLWMFAIISLYLFIASLKTDVVLAIILFLLVVTFVLLALGQGMNSTSLTEAGGWATIIFAVLGFYHAASGTIASTWGKVLLPIGPLTPKPMVPPDQDPHHVMSPVDR; encoded by the coding sequence ATGTCAGCTAAGGAAACCTATGCGGATCCCGGACATTGGGCGGTTACCGCATTCTCGGCCACTTCATTGATGCTGGGTATTATTAATGCCCATCTCATCAATGGAACAGCCGTCGGCATTATCATCCCAACAGCCTTCATCTTCGGTGGCATTGTCCAGATCATCGCCGCCATCATCGAAATTGCGCGTGGCAGCACCTTTGGGGCAGTGGCCTTTGGATCATATGGTCCATTTTGGATCATCGTCGGCCTCTATCTACAGTTCTACGCCAAGACCGTAGCTCCGGCAAGCGTCGGCACTGCCTTTGCGCTCTTCCTGTGGATGTTCGCGATCATCTCCCTCTATCTCTTTATCGCATCGCTCAAGACCGACGTCGTCCTCGCGATCATCCTCTTCCTACTGGTGGTCACCTTCGTGCTTCTTGCCCTCGGACAAGGAATGAACTCGACAAGCCTGACGGAAGCCGGCGGTTGGGCAACCATCATCTTCGCTGTCCTCGGCTTCTACCATGCAGCCTCCGGCACGATCGCTTCGACCTGGGGGAAGGTACTGCTACCAATTGGACCACTCACACCAAAACCGATGGTCCCACCAGATCAGGACCCACACCATGTGATGTCACCAGTAGATCGCTGA